Genomic segment of bacterium:
GCCTGCCCGAAAACTTATAGTGGACGAAAAGTACCCTGGGAATTCAGAGAGTTTATTGAAAAATGTGTTGACGAAATCAATTCACTCCAGGATTTTAAATCTTTTACCCTGGTATTTGAGGCAGTAGTAGGATATTTCTTTGGTGAAGGAGGTAGGTAAGATGTCAGAAGAAATTAAATTGCAACTTAAAGGATGCAAGGTGATAAATGGAACTATCACCTGCAAAACCGGGCTTCACATTGGGGGAACAGCCGAGACTATTGAGATTGGAGGTATGGACAACCCTATTATTAAACACCCAATTACTCAATTGCCTTACATCCCTGGTTCTTCTATCAAAGGTAAGATGCGAAGTCTATTAGAATGGAAGTTAGATAACTTCCAACGCAATGGAGATGTGCATCAATATGATGACCGTAAATGTTTAAGAGAAAAATGTCCTATCTGCCGTATCTTTGGCACATCCTCTGATAAGGCACAAATTGGCCCCAGTCGGCTCATTGTTCGTGATGCCTTTCTTACAGAAAATTCACAGAAAAAACTTGAGGAGTTG
This window contains:
- the csm3 gene encoding type III-A CRISPR-associated RAMP protein Csm3 is translated as MSEEIKLQLKGCKVINGTITCKTGLHIGGTAETIEIGGMDNPIIKHPITQLPYIPGSSIKGKMRSLLEWKLDNFQRNGDVHQYDDRKCLREKCPICRIFGTSSDKAQIGPSRLIVRDAFLTENSQKKLEELKKQKGLMYAEEKTENTINRLSARANPRTQERVPADIVFEFEMIYRLFELNNDRGKVDEELFRYVEEGIRLIQTDALGGSGSRGYGKVEFEYEVKDCPLETKSEEVKANDKLQNLQSDPKD